ATCGGTTTCATCCTCACGATCCATCTCCGAAACCAAAGAGGGTTCAATTAAGAGGGATTGATAATGGCCGGCAGGCTTGCGCTCATCGGATAGATTCTCGGTGGCGATAATAATGTGCCGGATTTCCTCATAATCGTCTGATTGGATCTCAGCGACACCCCGCCATACAAGAACGAGTTTCTCGGCTTCCATATCCACCCAAAGCGTGTCCAGGTTCATCGGGATCTCAGAAAACGCATCGCCGCCACCAACCGTTTGACTCTTCAGATTCAAGAATGTCCGGATTTTCAATCCCGGTAATTGTGATCGATATTGAGGAAACTCGGGGTGCAGGTTTTCAAAATAGAGTTTTTCATCTCCCCTGAGATATCCCTCTAACTGAAGCTCAGGCGGCGCGGCGTTAAAGTAGCTCCAGTCAAAATCCTTGGGAAACCAGGGCCAGCGTTCTTTCAGCCAGTTCCCCTTGTATGTGCCGAGTTTGGAGGCTCTCAGCTCCCACATCCTGCCCAATGCGCCGAATCCCGCGGGATCGGGATGATGGCTCGGCGAACTGATGAGGTTCCGGGGATCTTCAATATTGGGCAGTTCCTTTACATTCTTTCCATTCTCCAATTTACGTTTGGAATTTCCCTTGCCCGTGGGATTGGCTTTGAATCCCTCTCCGCCGAAGCTGCTTTCGTATCGAAGCTCCATCTCGGTGAAAGGTTCAGGATCCGACATGCCACCAAGCGCGCCGAACGAGCCTCTCCAATGGCGGTTTCCAATGACGTTGAGTGAATGGCTTCTATCGCCTACTTGAAATGTGACGCGGCAGACGGTTTGGGGCCTTTTTCCGGATGTATGGCATTTGCCGGCCAGCAGAAGATCGGCCCGTGGCTTGAAGAAGGCGAAATCGGATTCATATCGGCATCCGCAAATACCCTCTTCATCATCCGGGTAGGGCTCATCGCCGGTTGGGAAGGCTTGATCATCAGCCGGGACGGCCACGCCGCCATTTGTGATATCAAAGGTTCCTTTAACAATAAAGGTCATGGAATAACCCGGAAAATTCATCCGTCCGACCAGAGGCGCGGCTTGAAAAGGTGTTTCATTGAGGATATTCACGATGGCTCCTCAATCCTCAGTTCTTCCCGATTTGATCCAGGCCCTTCACGAATTCCTTGTGGGCCTTCTCTTCATCCTCAAGCATCTTCTCAAGTTCTTCCACCGACTTTTCCGCCTCTTCCTTCGGCGCCGGTGGATTTAAAAGCGAATTGGGATCCACGCCGATAAGTTTCGCGGCCAATGCCAGCTCCTCTTCGGCTTCTTTCACAAATTTCTCGAGCTTTTCAACCGCCTTTTCGACATCTTCTTCCTTCTCCTCGGCCTCTTTGGGTTCGATCAGCACGGAGTTGGGATCGATACCCAATACCTTGCATCCCTCACCCAAATCCTTTTGCGCCTCGGCCATTTCCTTCTCAGCCTTGGCCACTGCCGCTTCCGCCTGCGCCATCTCGAGAGCAGGATCCAACTCCTCGGGGATTTCCACCATCTCATTCTCCAAATAATGATTCTCGGGACAAGTTGTTACTTCTTCGCCGTAATCGTAGATCCAAATTTAAAGGTGCTTCCGGTGAAATCAAAGGTGCTGCAAGAGCTCTTGATTTTTGTATCCGATTCCTCGACAAGCTTCTTGGTATCGATATTAAATTCCTCTTCGGCCTCCAATTCAATCTTTCCTGATTTGTCAGCTTTGATTTTTGTTTTTTTCGTTACTATTGATATGCTGTCCTTCTCCAATTTGATCTCGTTATCTCCAACTTTAAAGCAAATCTCTTTCTCGGCCTCCAGTACGATCTTCCCGTCTTTCTGTTTTGTGAAAATGGATACCGATTTGTCGGTTTCCAGCTTTGTTTCACCGTCTTTTTTCATCGTCAGCCGGCTGCCCCCCTTTTTCTTGGGGGTCAACAGGCGAATCTCTTCTTCGCTGTTTGTTTCGACAAATTTCTTGCCGCTGACGGTGATTTCCCCTTCCGGTTTCATGCTGACAGTACTCTTGGGACCCTTTTTCCAACCAGGGGTGGCAATATAGATTTTCCCATCCGCATACATTTCTATGGCCCGGCCTGATCCAATATGCGTATCCATCTCACTAATGAGCCACAGGAAGCGGGCGCCCAGGCCGATCGCCACGGTTGCATCGATCGCGATGGTTCCTCCGCTTGAAGTTGCATCATACTTGTTCATTTTCAATGCACAGGATCCGTCGGCATGTGACGTGAGAGAAAGACCGGGTTTGGCGAAAAGTTGACCGGCTGTGCTCCCAAGAACAGTACCGGCTTTGATCCCATGTTTGTACATTAACACCTTAAGTAGTGAATCAAGGACCTTGGACAAGGATTGCACCCCCTGTTTGAGGGTATCATCCTTGATACTCCGCCTTCCTTTATCGAGGCCGGATGTCAACATTGCGCGGATAGCGCTTTCGGTCCAACTTCCGACGCTGATCGAGATCATCATCTTATCAATAATGCTGGTCAGCGCTCCCTGCACGGCTCCCAACCCACCGGTCTCCCAGTTGATTTGAACCCCGGGATCAGAGCCGGATCCCATCCGCAGCATCGTCTTCCCGTCACCGGATCCCATCACAATGCGCTGGGATCCGTCGGTATCCTCCATCATCATCATATTGCCGCCGCCGGTGACGAAACCCGCCTTGGTTTGGTTGTCGGAATTGATATGCGTCGATGTTTCGGGATTCGGGACGGCAGAAGCTATGATCGGCCGGTCGGGGTCCCCATCAGCAAAAGTAATGAGAACCTCGGTTCCCTTGTGCAACGGGAAGTGCATCCCATAGTCAGCGCCCGCATACGGTTGCGCCATCCGCATATATCGCGATGCCTTGCCGTCTTTGAGGTTGCTCAAGTCGAAGGGCAACTTTATTTTATAGCGCCCTTGGTCGTCGATTTCAGCGTACTGCCCCGAGCCGCCG
The sequence above is a segment of the Candidatus Eisenbacteria bacterium genome. Coding sequences within it:
- a CDS encoding pentapeptide repeat-containing protein, with the translated sequence MNILNETPFQAAPLVGRMNFPGYSMTFIVKGTFDITNGGVAVPADDQAFPTGDEPYPDDEEGICGCRYESDFAFFKPRADLLLAGKCHTSGKRPQTVCRVTFQVGDRSHSLNVIGNRHWRGSFGALGGMSDPEPFTEMELRYESSFGGEGFKANPTGKGNSKRKLENGKNVKELPNIEDPRNLISSPSHHPDPAGFGALGRMWELRASKLGTYKGNWLKERWPWFPKDFDWSYFNAAPPELQLEGYLRGDEKLYFENLHPEFPQYRSQLPGLKIRTFLNLKSQTVGGGDAFSEIPMNLDTLWVDMEAEKLVLVWRGVAEIQSDDYEEIRHIIIATENLSDERKPAGHYQSLLIEPSLVSEMDREDETDSIMEEPPGETAEEKDGRLRGELGSTPASVSPMAIIVKERAAEEEGLSGRDLTGIDLTGIVLRKANLREVAFANAILRNCDLSEADLTEADLTGADLSNANLSGALLKDADLTHADLTKANLSGAILNDAIFEQAKLQEAVLNGATALHTIFCEADLARAKMQKCDFQGADFSCADLSEAEFQGSNLKEASVEGASGRDVNMSEADLTKIRASEKCDFTQGLFINIQGFESIWEEACLNQADFTGAQMERATFEKASLANANFLGAVLKGSRFIKASLCEAKMQKTNLFQGSLEKADLTRADFSGSNLYEVELLDAVLSGIRLDGANLKMTKLAELKR
- the VgrG gene encoding type VI secretion system tip protein VgrG, producing the protein MPIPEGVYFAFTAGQLEPSTFNVFGIRGHEAISEPYRFVIELGSSDPDVDATQIIQHPATIEIRRNDDIVQIHGVVLSFEFLEYGKEWKQYHYRAVVVPRLSLLELTSQSRIFLDKDVKTIITEVLEDHGLGAGEDFSIELSETYAVSEYVSQYQENDLNFVQRLMEHEGIFYYFEQGDEHEKLIIADNMSIHTEIPCDDPTLLYREPKGMEPGGETITSLTMRQKALPAEVILKDYNYRTPSKELKSSADILSDGHGKVMEYGAHFKDQSEGDRLAKVRAEEILSQQKIFYGQSGVRACRCGYKFTLEDHYRDSFDIEYLLTEVEHFGQQPSGLGSAALGESGEASYRNEITAIPADVPFRPARRAPRPKFTGTMNAKVDAGGSGQYAEIDDQGRYKIKLPFDLSNLKDGKASRYMRMAQPYAGADYGMHFPLHKGTEVLITFADGDPDRPIIASAVPNPETSTHINSDNQTKAGFVTGGGNMMMMEDTDGSQRIVMGSGDGKTMLRMGSGSDPGVQINWETGGLGAVQGALTSIIDKMMISISVGSWTESAIRAMLTSGLDKGRRSIKDDTLKQGVQSLSKVLDSLLKVLMYKHGIKAGTVLGSTAGQLFAKPGLSLTSHADGSCALKMNKYDATSSGGTIAIDATVAIGLGARFLWLISEMDTHIGSGRAIEMYADGKIYIATPGWKKGPKSTVSMKPEGEITVSGKKFVETNSEEEIRLLTPKKKGGSRLTMKKDGETKLETDKSVSIFTKQKDGKIVLEAEKEICFKVGDNEIKLEKDSISIVTKKTKIKADKSGKIELEAEEEFNIDTKKLVEESDTKIKSSCSTFDFTGSTFKFGSTITAKK